From a region of the Sesamum indicum cultivar Zhongzhi No. 13 linkage group LG3, S_indicum_v1.0, whole genome shotgun sequence genome:
- the LOC105158294 gene encoding proteasome subunit beta type-4-like yields MNVADSAPAMNNLLASNADSQRTLYPYVTGTSVVGIKYKDGILLAADMGGSYGSTLRYKTVERLKSVGKHSIIGASGEISDFQEIMRYLDELILYDNMWDDGNSLGPKEVHNYLTRVMYNRRNKFNPLWNSLVLGGVKNGQKHLGTVNMIGVHYEDNHVATGFGNHLARPILRDEWHENLTFEEGVKLLEKCMRVLLYRDRSAVNKLQIARITEDGVAVFPPYSLKTFWNFNAFQNPTVGAEGSW; encoded by the exons ATGAAT GTGGCCGATTCAGCTCCAGCTATGAACAATTTGCTCGCCTCCAATGCGGATTCTCAGAGAACTCT GTATCCGTACGTGACTGGGACCTCAGTTGTTGGCATAAAGTACAAAGATGGCATTCTCTTGGCTGCTGATATGGGAG GTTCTTATGGGTCCACTCTTCGCTATAAAACTGTTGAGCGACTAAAGTCAGTGGGAAAACATTCTATAATTGGTGCTAGTGGTGAGATCAGTGATTTTCAGGAGATAATGCGATATCTTGATGAGCTAAT CTTGTATGATAATATGTGGGATGATGGGAACTCCTTGGGTCCTAAAGAGGTCCATAACTATTTAACCCGGGTTATGTATAATCGTCGTAATAAGTTCAACCCATTGTGGAACTCACTTGTACTTGGTGGAGTTAAAAATGGACAGAAGCATCTTGGAACG GTTAACATGATTGGTGTACATTATGAGGACAACCATGTTGCAACTGGATTTGGAAATCACCTAGCACGTCCTATTCTACGTGATGAATGGCATGAGAACTTGACATTTGAAGAAGGTGTAAAACTACTGGAGAAATGCATGCGTGTACTTCTGTATCGGGATAGATCAGCTGTCAACAAGCTTCAG ATTGCAAGAATCACAGAGGACGGTGTCGCAGTTTTTCCGCCATACTCATTGAAGACATTTTGGAATTTCAATGCTTTTCAGAATCCTACTGTGGGTGCTGAAGGCTCGTGGTAG